One genomic window of Ictalurus punctatus breed USDA103 chromosome 23, Coco_2.0, whole genome shotgun sequence includes the following:
- the LOC108256612 gene encoding cilia- and flagella-associated protein 44 isoform X1, which translates to MAVAFTSPGSNIPENLLQLSHSFGYDCRRRGNLQLLDEDTLAFVAGNVLVLLDMNTKQQRYIPSRSGGGIGAIMPHPSLRYFAMAEKGKQPDIIIYEYPSLQPYRILRGGTGKAYSCVNFNGDGTLLASVGGAPDYMLTVWDWNQEQVVLRCKAFSQDVYRVTFSPDNPGQLTTSGSGHIKFWKMADTVTCLKLQGLLGRFGKTALTDIEGYVELPDGKVVSGSEWGNMLLWDGGLIKVEIGRKDRRTCHAGPIQQFALDEGELITVGADGAVRCWDFETIDTADCVDDSGLFEIEPMNELTIGRNVSLSSMVRSAVPDSTIWFAQDSNGGIWKLDLSFTNITLDPECLFSFHAGAIEGMDVSGFSHLMATTAFDRSLRIFDFLSNKELTVSHYRQGGSALTWAPRTVCGGESLLVVGFEDGVVRLLELYNPQSLHAVAGHKLSELHLKQAFKPHNASVTAISYKHNGQIMATGSVDGTVFFFSVGDSYEPIGFVTVPGPVLGLQWAPQSHERNALLVACQTGHVVEVEAPDTHDRAAGNTYHLHNLPIRHFCFHSIKSRIKRDAEIARRQAMKEERQKEATLQEEKDQEQTPTEEEEEEEELPPIFIPNPPSPLQCAFYSTEPGAFWLSVGGYDSGYLYHCKFAEQQSVDPSERRDEPFAYVPVQDADQNPILTVCFCETRQLLLCGMQDGSIRAYPLESGELHPVHMQAYWALGVHDSQYGSLRQLRVSHDSRFVLSTGADGNIFSFRLLEMEEMENALQRGHAKVPSPRLSLDTEPAPLDIDDPAAYSIETAKQKLELDRLHREAESRKQERRKKLAELRSRFKALLQQNQCLLEHVRLERSELELDSRFREEVERWTAERVTEVRRELAWETERCRIGLQKLQERFLDAVACDAVTVSAIRSDHKVSTYRLVALPNKLHQLKERGRDAQRSDLAAQEQCGPKEQKETHADVITAEEALAATAASQRRGPQGAGGKLAARQAEKLRKAAEKAEKARARIEQRKRDWDELYAAKPSADYEDPEDIRAIRSAAENMGDFKLKTAKDFTVPEHLRMNVEKKTAQVIELEEQIYQRKIQMNERVLALRDSKVALVSQFHSQMRQLQAVQKLLPPDKHRPPPATPTLTPEETPEREMQYSRTTLKHYAAARAKMSHTSWDEKHEEPQDVLEMMQQEGDEDTHAEEEHTHAEEEHTHAEEEHTHAEEVHTHAEQVHTHAEEEHTHAEEEHTHAEEVHAHSRKNLSELEQEMMEVEEIRNLYLQDKLMQQLEEAVCVFDARLRLLRHEKSTLDVQMKLADLRHVTLSQELLMLKEFEKREITLQERLNACVQEERELRLKLEECKYQLEVKKRDIAKLHEREKVLASTFQASLGDNNKFADFLTRVFKKKIKRVKKKEKPGTDEEEEESEEDSDEESDWDSDEDDESLDGAGGFDDSVCPQNCDPELFESTLSLREHRLDLEELLHEEKMIADSLRKECDSLTKKEKIVQSNLKAAEGDLELLNREKQQKVNELDVVVPLRLHQIEYMNNGAMPSDLSGALLMNAASVSRLHERIKELQQEKSAQRQLYRQASQQHVQLRNDLRDMEAECQELKAHCEQVMFKKFGKLVDLEALQTLSGSRKLEEMKYERQVREAQNRQELRMWQMKVAAAKQELTDVTREHTARLRSLNSLLTEKKLLDDKLNARQRKMSHQFQGSRQADQEDIQRLQLHVQNQAEKIKWLKQEISNLSRKGGHVLPPSEPSLPSLPSIHRNTPLQRRRALP; encoded by the exons ATGGCCGTCGCGTTTACAAGCCCAGGTTCAAACATCCCAGAGAACCTACTGCAACTATC GCATTCGTTCGGGTATGACTGCAGGCGACGAGGAAACCTGCAGCTGCTGGACGAGGACACACTGGCCTTCGTGGCTGGAAACGTGTTGGTTCTTCTAGACATGAACACCAAACAGCAGCGCTATATCCCCAGCCGCAGTGGAGGCGGCATCGGTGCCATTATG CCTCATCCCAGTCTGAGATATTTCGCCATGGCAGAGAAAGGCAAGCAGCCTGacataattatttatgaatatCCGTCGCTGCAGCCCTATCGTATCCTCCGAG GAGGCACGGGTAAGGCATACAGCTGTGTGAACTTTAATGGTGATGGCACGCTGCTGGCGAGCGTCGGAGGCGCTCCTGATTACATGTTGACCGTGTGGGACTGGAACCAGGAGCAGGTGGTGCTGCGCTGTAAGGCCTTCTCTCAGGACGTCTACCGTGTCACGTTTTCTCCAGACAACCCAGGCCAGCTCACCACCTCCGGCTCCGGACACATCAA GTTCTGGAAAATGGCTGACACCGTCACTTGTTTGAAGCTGCAAGGACTGCTGGGAAGGTTTGGAAAGACCGCTCTGACAGATATAGAAGGTTATGTTGAGCTCCCTGATGGGAAG gTGGTCTCGGGTTCAGAGTGGGGAAACATGCTACTGTGGGACGGAGGTCTGATAAAGGTCGAGATCGGACGGAAAGACAGACGCACCTGTCACGCAGGGCCTATACAGCAGTTCGCTCTGGACGAGGGAGAGCTGATAACCGTGGGCGCAGACGGAGCAGTCCGG TGCTGGGACTTTGAAACCATCGATACAGCAGACTGCGTGGACGACAGCGGGCTGTTCGAGATCGAGCCCATGAACGAGCTGACTATAGGCCGCAACGTGAGCCTTTCCTCCATGGTCAGAAGCGCCGTCCCAGACTCCACTATCTGGTTTGCACAG GATTCTAATGGAGGAATCTGGAAACTGGACTTGTCGTTCACCAATATa acgCTGGATCCTGAGTGTCTGTTCTCATTCCACGCTGGTGCAATCGAGGGAATGGATGTGTCTGGATTCAGTCACCTGATGGCCACCACTGCATTCGACC GTTCACTGCGGATTTTTGACTTCCTTTCCAACAAGGAGCTCACAGTCAGCCATTACAGACAGGGAGGAAGCGCTCTCACCTGGGCCCCTCGTACG gtgTGTGGTGGTGAGAGTCTCCTGGTGGTGGGCTTTGAGGATGGAGTAGTGCGTCTGTTGGAGCTCTATAATCCTCAGAGTCTACATGCGGTTGCAGGACACAAGCTCTCTGAGCTTCATCTCAAACAGGCCTTCAAACCCCATAATGCATCTGTGACAGCCATCTCCTACAAGCACAATGGGCAGATCATGGCTACTGGG AGTGTGGATGGCACGGTGTTCTTCTTCTCAGTAGGGGACAGCTATGAGCCAATCGGCTTTGTGACAGTACCGGGACCGGTTCTGGGTTTGCAGTGGGCTCCTCAGTCTCAT gagAGAAACGCTCTGTTAGTTGCTTGTCAGACGGGCCATGTGGTGGAGGTTGAGGCTCCTGACACACACGATCGCGCTGCAGGAAACACATACCATCTGCACAACCTTCCCATCAGGCACTTCTGCTTCCACAGCATCAAATCACGCATTAAG AGGGACGCAGAGATAGCTCGCAGACAGGCCATGaaggaggagagacagaaagaggcgACACTCCAGGAAGAGAAGGATCAGGAACAAACTCCtacagaggaagaggaagaggaagaagagttGCCACCGATCTTCATTCCCAATCCCCCCAGTCCCCTTCAGTGTGCCTTCTACTCCACTGAGCCTGGAGCATTCTGGCTCtctgtg ggAGGCtatgactctgggtatctgtaCCACTGTAAGTTTGCGGAGCAGCAGTCTGTGGACCCCTCAGAGAGGAGAGACGAGCCGTTCGCTTATGTCCCAGTCCAAGATGCAGATCAAAACCCCATCCTCACTGTCTGCTTCtg CGAGACGAGGCAGCTGCTGCTGTGTGGGATGCAGGACGGCAGTATCCGGGCTTATCCTCTGGAGTCAGGGGAGCTGCACCCGGTGCACATGCAGGCGTACTGGGCGCTCGGTGTTCATGACAGCCAGTATGGAAGCCTCCGACAGCTCCGTGTCAGCCATGACAGCCGCTTCGTGCTGAGCACCGGCGCAGACGGAAACATCTTCTCGTTCAGGCTGCTGGAGATGGAGGAGATGGAGAACGCACTACAGAGGGGACACGCCAAAGTGCCCTCACCACGCCTCAGCCTGGACACGGAGCCTGCACCTCTCGATATAGATGACCCCGCTGcctacag tatagAGACAGCTAAGCAGAAGCTGGAGCTGGACCGCCTGCACCGGGAGGCTGAATCGAGGAAGCAGGAGCGCCGTAAGAAGCTCGCTGAGTTGCGAAGCCGTTTCAAAGCCCTGCTGCAGCAGAACCAGTGTCTGCTGGAACACGTCCGCCTGGAGCGCTCG GAGCTGGAGTTGGATTCACGTTTCCGGGAGGAAGTAGAGAGATGGACGGCTGAGAGAGTGACGGAGGTGAGGAGAGAATTAGCCTGGGAGACGGAGAGATGCCGTATCGGCCTGCAGAAGCTCCAGGAGAG GTTTTTGGACGCGGTGGCGTGTGACGCAGTGACCGTGTCTGCAATCAGGAGCGATCATAAGGTTTCCACCTACAGGCTGGTAGCTCTGCCCAACAAACTCCACCAGCTGAAGGAGCGGGGAAGAGACGCACAACGTTCTGACCTCGCCGCTCAGGAGCAGTGCGGCCCTAAAGAACAGAAAGAAACTCATGCAGATGTCATCACAG CAGAGGAAGCTTTAGCCGCCACAGCAGCGTCACAGCGGCGAGGGCCACAGGGAGCCGGAGGCAAGCTGGCAGCCAGACAGGCGGAGAAACTGCGCAAGGCAGCCGAGAAAGCGGAGAAGGCTCGCGCCAGGATAgagcagaggaagagagactGGGACGAACT CTACGCCGCCAAACCCAGCGCGGACTACGAGGATCCAGAAGACATCCGCGCAATCCGGTCGGCCGCGGAGAACATGGGCGACTTCAAACTGAAGACGGCGAAGGACTTCACGGTGCCGGAGCACCTGAGGATGAACGTGGAGAAGAAGACGGCACAAGTGATCGAGCTGGAGGAGCAG ATCTACCAGAGGAAAATCCAGATGAACGAGCGCGTGCTGGCCCTGCGGGACTCAAAGGTGGCTCTCGTCTCCCAGTTCCACTCCCAAATGCGGCAGCTTCAGGCCGTTCAGAAGCTCCTCCCCCCAGATAAGCACCGCCCACCACCCGCCACGCCCACACTGACGCCCGAGGagacacctgagagagagatgcagtACAGCCGCACCACGCTGAAGCACTATGCCGCTGCGCGGGCCAAAATGAGCCACACCAGCTGGGACGAGAAGCACGAGGAGCCTCAGGATGTGCTGGAGATGATGCAACAGGAAGGTGATGAGGACACACACGCCGaggaggaacacacacacgccgaggaggaacacacacacgccgaggaggaacacacacacgccgaggaggtacacacacacgccgagcaggtacacacacacgccgaggaggaacacacacacgcagaggaggaacacacacacgcagaggaGGTGCACGCACACTCAAGGAAGAACCTCAGCGAGCTAGAACAGGAGATGATGGAGGTGGAGGAGATTCGCAACCTTTACCTGCAAGACAAACTGATGCaacag CTGGAGGAGGCCGTGTGTGTGTTCGATGCTCGGCTGCGTCTCCTGCGTCATGAGAAAAGCACGCTGGACGTGCAGATGAAGCTGGCTGACCTCCGACACGTCACGCTGTCCCAGGAGCTCCTCATGCTTAAAGAGTTCGAGAAGAGAGAGATCACGCTACAGGAGAGGCTAAACGCCTGCGtgcaggaggagagagagctcagg ttgaAGCTGGAGGAGTGTAAATATCAGTTGGAGGTGAAGAAGAGAGACATCGCGAAgctgcatgagagagagaaagtgctaGCCTCCACGTTCCAGGCTTCACTCGGAGACAACAACAAGTTTGCAGATTTCCTCACCAGAGTCTTCAAGAAGAAGATCAAACGagtgaagaagaaagagaagccTGGCAccgatg aggaagaagaggagagtgAGGAAGACTCTGATGAAGAATCAGACTGGGAcagtgatgaggatgatgaaagCTTGGACGGAGCCGGTGGCTTTGACGATAGCGTCTGTCCTCAGA actgcGACCCGGAGCTTTTCGAGAGCACGTTAAGTTTGCGTGAGCATCGTCTGGATTTGGAGGAGCTTTTGCACGAGGAGAAAATGATAGCAGACAGCCTGAGGAAGGAGTGTGACTCGCTAACCAAGAAA GAGAAGATAGTGCAGAGcaacctgaaagcagcagaggGCGACCTGGAGCTCTTAAACCGAGAGAAGCAGCAGAAGGTCAATGAGCTGGATGTGGTCGTGCCACTGAGACtgcaccag atCGAGTATATGAATAACGGAGCGATGCCCTCTGACCTGAGCGGGGCGCTGTTGATGAACGCGGCGTCCGTGAGCCGATTGCACGAACGCATTAAGGAGCTGCAGCAGGAGAAGAGCGCTCAGAGGCAGTTATACAGACAAGCAAGCCAACAACACGTCCAGCTCCGAAACGACCTCCGAGACATGGAGGCCGAGTGTCAGG agttaaAGGCACACTGCGAACAAGTGATGTTCAAGAAGTTCGGGAAGCTGGTGGATCTGGAGGCTCTGCAGACTCTGAGCGGCAGCCGGAAGCTGGAAGAGATGAAGTACGAGAGGCAAGTGCGGGAGGCTCAGAACAGGCAGGAGCTCAGGATGtggcag atgaAAGTGGCCGCTGCCAAGCAGGAACTGACCGACGTGACCAGAGAGCACACAGCACGTCTGCGCAGCCTCAACAGCCTGCTGACCGAGAAAAAGCTGCTGGACGACAAACTCAATGCCAGGCAGAGGAAGAtg agcCACCAGTTCCAGGGCTCCCGACAGGCTGATCAAGAGGACATCCAAAGGCTGCAGCTGCACGTCCAGAACCAGGCAGAGAAAATCAAATGGCTGAAGCAGGAGATCAGCAACCTGTCTCGCAAAGGCGGCCACGTCCTACCCCCGAGTGAGCCTAGTTTACCAAGTTTACCCTCCATCCATAGAAACACCCCCCTTCAACGCAGGCGTGCTTTACCTTAG
- the LOC108256612 gene encoding cilia- and flagella-associated protein 44 isoform X2 — MAVAFTSPGSNIPENLLQLSHSFGYDCRRRGNLQLLDEDTLAFVAGNVLVLLDMNTKQQRYIPSRSGGGIGAIMPHPSLRYFAMAEKGKQPDIIIYEYPSLQPYRILRGGTGKAYSCVNFNGDGTLLASVGGAPDYMLTVWDWNQEQVVLRCKAFSQDVYRVTFSPDNPGQLTTSGSGHIKFWKMADTVTCLKLQGLLGRFGKTALTDIEGYVELPDGKVVSGSEWGNMLLWDGGLIKVEIGRKDRRTCHAGPIQQFALDEGELITVGADGAVRCWDFETIDTADCVDDSGLFEIEPMNELTIGRNVSLSSMVRSAVPDSTIWFAQDSNGGIWKLDLSFTNITLDPECLFSFHAGAIEGMDVSGFSHLMATTAFDRSLRIFDFLSNKELTVSHYRQGGSALTWAPRTVCGGESLLVVGFEDGVVRLLELYNPQSLHAVAGHKLSELHLKQAFKPHNASVTAISYKHNGQIMATGSVDGTVFFFSVGDSYEPIGFVTVPGPVLGLQWAPQSHERNALLVACQTGHVVEVEAPDTHDRAAGNTYHLHNLPIRHFCFHSIKSRIKRDAEIARRQAMKEERQKEATLQEEKDQEQTPTEEEEEEEELPPIFIPNPPSPLQCAFYSTEPGAFWLSVGGYDSGYLYHCKFAEQQSVDPSERRDEPFAYVPVQDADQNPILTVCFCETRQLLLCGMQDGSIRAYPLESGELHPVHMQAYWALGVHDSQYGSLRQLRVSHDSRFVLSTGADGNIFSFRLLEMEEMENALQRGHAKVPSPRLSLDTEPAPLDIDDPAAYSIETAKQKLELDRLHREAESRKQERRKKLAELRSRFKALLQQNQCLLEHVRLERSELELDSRFREEVERWTAERVTEVRRELAWETERCRIGLQKLQERFLDAVACDAVTVSAIRSDHKVSTYRLVALPNKLHQLKERGRDAQRSDLAAQEQCGPKEQKETHADVITEEALAATAASQRRGPQGAGGKLAARQAEKLRKAAEKAEKARARIEQRKRDWDELYAAKPSADYEDPEDIRAIRSAAENMGDFKLKTAKDFTVPEHLRMNVEKKTAQVIELEEQIYQRKIQMNERVLALRDSKVALVSQFHSQMRQLQAVQKLLPPDKHRPPPATPTLTPEETPEREMQYSRTTLKHYAAARAKMSHTSWDEKHEEPQDVLEMMQQEGDEDTHAEEEHTHAEEEHTHAEEEHTHAEEVHTHAEQVHTHAEEEHTHAEEEHTHAEEVHAHSRKNLSELEQEMMEVEEIRNLYLQDKLMQQLEEAVCVFDARLRLLRHEKSTLDVQMKLADLRHVTLSQELLMLKEFEKREITLQERLNACVQEERELRLKLEECKYQLEVKKRDIAKLHEREKVLASTFQASLGDNNKFADFLTRVFKKKIKRVKKKEKPGTDEEEEESEEDSDEESDWDSDEDDESLDGAGGFDDSVCPQNCDPELFESTLSLREHRLDLEELLHEEKMIADSLRKECDSLTKKEKIVQSNLKAAEGDLELLNREKQQKVNELDVVVPLRLHQIEYMNNGAMPSDLSGALLMNAASVSRLHERIKELQQEKSAQRQLYRQASQQHVQLRNDLRDMEAECQELKAHCEQVMFKKFGKLVDLEALQTLSGSRKLEEMKYERQVREAQNRQELRMWQMKVAAAKQELTDVTREHTARLRSLNSLLTEKKLLDDKLNARQRKMSHQFQGSRQADQEDIQRLQLHVQNQAEKIKWLKQEISNLSRKGGHVLPPSEPSLPSLPSIHRNTPLQRRRALP; from the exons ATGGCCGTCGCGTTTACAAGCCCAGGTTCAAACATCCCAGAGAACCTACTGCAACTATC GCATTCGTTCGGGTATGACTGCAGGCGACGAGGAAACCTGCAGCTGCTGGACGAGGACACACTGGCCTTCGTGGCTGGAAACGTGTTGGTTCTTCTAGACATGAACACCAAACAGCAGCGCTATATCCCCAGCCGCAGTGGAGGCGGCATCGGTGCCATTATG CCTCATCCCAGTCTGAGATATTTCGCCATGGCAGAGAAAGGCAAGCAGCCTGacataattatttatgaatatCCGTCGCTGCAGCCCTATCGTATCCTCCGAG GAGGCACGGGTAAGGCATACAGCTGTGTGAACTTTAATGGTGATGGCACGCTGCTGGCGAGCGTCGGAGGCGCTCCTGATTACATGTTGACCGTGTGGGACTGGAACCAGGAGCAGGTGGTGCTGCGCTGTAAGGCCTTCTCTCAGGACGTCTACCGTGTCACGTTTTCTCCAGACAACCCAGGCCAGCTCACCACCTCCGGCTCCGGACACATCAA GTTCTGGAAAATGGCTGACACCGTCACTTGTTTGAAGCTGCAAGGACTGCTGGGAAGGTTTGGAAAGACCGCTCTGACAGATATAGAAGGTTATGTTGAGCTCCCTGATGGGAAG gTGGTCTCGGGTTCAGAGTGGGGAAACATGCTACTGTGGGACGGAGGTCTGATAAAGGTCGAGATCGGACGGAAAGACAGACGCACCTGTCACGCAGGGCCTATACAGCAGTTCGCTCTGGACGAGGGAGAGCTGATAACCGTGGGCGCAGACGGAGCAGTCCGG TGCTGGGACTTTGAAACCATCGATACAGCAGACTGCGTGGACGACAGCGGGCTGTTCGAGATCGAGCCCATGAACGAGCTGACTATAGGCCGCAACGTGAGCCTTTCCTCCATGGTCAGAAGCGCCGTCCCAGACTCCACTATCTGGTTTGCACAG GATTCTAATGGAGGAATCTGGAAACTGGACTTGTCGTTCACCAATATa acgCTGGATCCTGAGTGTCTGTTCTCATTCCACGCTGGTGCAATCGAGGGAATGGATGTGTCTGGATTCAGTCACCTGATGGCCACCACTGCATTCGACC GTTCACTGCGGATTTTTGACTTCCTTTCCAACAAGGAGCTCACAGTCAGCCATTACAGACAGGGAGGAAGCGCTCTCACCTGGGCCCCTCGTACG gtgTGTGGTGGTGAGAGTCTCCTGGTGGTGGGCTTTGAGGATGGAGTAGTGCGTCTGTTGGAGCTCTATAATCCTCAGAGTCTACATGCGGTTGCAGGACACAAGCTCTCTGAGCTTCATCTCAAACAGGCCTTCAAACCCCATAATGCATCTGTGACAGCCATCTCCTACAAGCACAATGGGCAGATCATGGCTACTGGG AGTGTGGATGGCACGGTGTTCTTCTTCTCAGTAGGGGACAGCTATGAGCCAATCGGCTTTGTGACAGTACCGGGACCGGTTCTGGGTTTGCAGTGGGCTCCTCAGTCTCAT gagAGAAACGCTCTGTTAGTTGCTTGTCAGACGGGCCATGTGGTGGAGGTTGAGGCTCCTGACACACACGATCGCGCTGCAGGAAACACATACCATCTGCACAACCTTCCCATCAGGCACTTCTGCTTCCACAGCATCAAATCACGCATTAAG AGGGACGCAGAGATAGCTCGCAGACAGGCCATGaaggaggagagacagaaagaggcgACACTCCAGGAAGAGAAGGATCAGGAACAAACTCCtacagaggaagaggaagaggaagaagagttGCCACCGATCTTCATTCCCAATCCCCCCAGTCCCCTTCAGTGTGCCTTCTACTCCACTGAGCCTGGAGCATTCTGGCTCtctgtg ggAGGCtatgactctgggtatctgtaCCACTGTAAGTTTGCGGAGCAGCAGTCTGTGGACCCCTCAGAGAGGAGAGACGAGCCGTTCGCTTATGTCCCAGTCCAAGATGCAGATCAAAACCCCATCCTCACTGTCTGCTTCtg CGAGACGAGGCAGCTGCTGCTGTGTGGGATGCAGGACGGCAGTATCCGGGCTTATCCTCTGGAGTCAGGGGAGCTGCACCCGGTGCACATGCAGGCGTACTGGGCGCTCGGTGTTCATGACAGCCAGTATGGAAGCCTCCGACAGCTCCGTGTCAGCCATGACAGCCGCTTCGTGCTGAGCACCGGCGCAGACGGAAACATCTTCTCGTTCAGGCTGCTGGAGATGGAGGAGATGGAGAACGCACTACAGAGGGGACACGCCAAAGTGCCCTCACCACGCCTCAGCCTGGACACGGAGCCTGCACCTCTCGATATAGATGACCCCGCTGcctacag tatagAGACAGCTAAGCAGAAGCTGGAGCTGGACCGCCTGCACCGGGAGGCTGAATCGAGGAAGCAGGAGCGCCGTAAGAAGCTCGCTGAGTTGCGAAGCCGTTTCAAAGCCCTGCTGCAGCAGAACCAGTGTCTGCTGGAACACGTCCGCCTGGAGCGCTCG GAGCTGGAGTTGGATTCACGTTTCCGGGAGGAAGTAGAGAGATGGACGGCTGAGAGAGTGACGGAGGTGAGGAGAGAATTAGCCTGGGAGACGGAGAGATGCCGTATCGGCCTGCAGAAGCTCCAGGAGAG GTTTTTGGACGCGGTGGCGTGTGACGCAGTGACCGTGTCTGCAATCAGGAGCGATCATAAGGTTTCCACCTACAGGCTGGTAGCTCTGCCCAACAAACTCCACCAGCTGAAGGAGCGGGGAAGAGACGCACAACGTTCTGACCTCGCCGCTCAGGAGCAGTGCGGCCCTAAAGAACAGAAAGAAACTCATGCAGATGTCATCACAG AGGAAGCTTTAGCCGCCACAGCAGCGTCACAGCGGCGAGGGCCACAGGGAGCCGGAGGCAAGCTGGCAGCCAGACAGGCGGAGAAACTGCGCAAGGCAGCCGAGAAAGCGGAGAAGGCTCGCGCCAGGATAgagcagaggaagagagactGGGACGAACT CTACGCCGCCAAACCCAGCGCGGACTACGAGGATCCAGAAGACATCCGCGCAATCCGGTCGGCCGCGGAGAACATGGGCGACTTCAAACTGAAGACGGCGAAGGACTTCACGGTGCCGGAGCACCTGAGGATGAACGTGGAGAAGAAGACGGCACAAGTGATCGAGCTGGAGGAGCAG ATCTACCAGAGGAAAATCCAGATGAACGAGCGCGTGCTGGCCCTGCGGGACTCAAAGGTGGCTCTCGTCTCCCAGTTCCACTCCCAAATGCGGCAGCTTCAGGCCGTTCAGAAGCTCCTCCCCCCAGATAAGCACCGCCCACCACCCGCCACGCCCACACTGACGCCCGAGGagacacctgagagagagatgcagtACAGCCGCACCACGCTGAAGCACTATGCCGCTGCGCGGGCCAAAATGAGCCACACCAGCTGGGACGAGAAGCACGAGGAGCCTCAGGATGTGCTGGAGATGATGCAACAGGAAGGTGATGAGGACACACACGCCGaggaggaacacacacacgccgaggaggaacacacacacgccgaggaggaacacacacacgccgaggaggtacacacacacgccgagcaggtacacacacacgccgaggaggaacacacacacgcagaggaggaacacacacacgcagaggaGGTGCACGCACACTCAAGGAAGAACCTCAGCGAGCTAGAACAGGAGATGATGGAGGTGGAGGAGATTCGCAACCTTTACCTGCAAGACAAACTGATGCaacag CTGGAGGAGGCCGTGTGTGTGTTCGATGCTCGGCTGCGTCTCCTGCGTCATGAGAAAAGCACGCTGGACGTGCAGATGAAGCTGGCTGACCTCCGACACGTCACGCTGTCCCAGGAGCTCCTCATGCTTAAAGAGTTCGAGAAGAGAGAGATCACGCTACAGGAGAGGCTAAACGCCTGCGtgcaggaggagagagagctcagg ttgaAGCTGGAGGAGTGTAAATATCAGTTGGAGGTGAAGAAGAGAGACATCGCGAAgctgcatgagagagagaaagtgctaGCCTCCACGTTCCAGGCTTCACTCGGAGACAACAACAAGTTTGCAGATTTCCTCACCAGAGTCTTCAAGAAGAAGATCAAACGagtgaagaagaaagagaagccTGGCAccgatg aggaagaagaggagagtgAGGAAGACTCTGATGAAGAATCAGACTGGGAcagtgatgaggatgatgaaagCTTGGACGGAGCCGGTGGCTTTGACGATAGCGTCTGTCCTCAGA actgcGACCCGGAGCTTTTCGAGAGCACGTTAAGTTTGCGTGAGCATCGTCTGGATTTGGAGGAGCTTTTGCACGAGGAGAAAATGATAGCAGACAGCCTGAGGAAGGAGTGTGACTCGCTAACCAAGAAA GAGAAGATAGTGCAGAGcaacctgaaagcagcagaggGCGACCTGGAGCTCTTAAACCGAGAGAAGCAGCAGAAGGTCAATGAGCTGGATGTGGTCGTGCCACTGAGACtgcaccag atCGAGTATATGAATAACGGAGCGATGCCCTCTGACCTGAGCGGGGCGCTGTTGATGAACGCGGCGTCCGTGAGCCGATTGCACGAACGCATTAAGGAGCTGCAGCAGGAGAAGAGCGCTCAGAGGCAGTTATACAGACAAGCAAGCCAACAACACGTCCAGCTCCGAAACGACCTCCGAGACATGGAGGCCGAGTGTCAGG agttaaAGGCACACTGCGAACAAGTGATGTTCAAGAAGTTCGGGAAGCTGGTGGATCTGGAGGCTCTGCAGACTCTGAGCGGCAGCCGGAAGCTGGAAGAGATGAAGTACGAGAGGCAAGTGCGGGAGGCTCAGAACAGGCAGGAGCTCAGGATGtggcag atgaAAGTGGCCGCTGCCAAGCAGGAACTGACCGACGTGACCAGAGAGCACACAGCACGTCTGCGCAGCCTCAACAGCCTGCTGACCGAGAAAAAGCTGCTGGACGACAAACTCAATGCCAGGCAGAGGAAGAtg agcCACCAGTTCCAGGGCTCCCGACAGGCTGATCAAGAGGACATCCAAAGGCTGCAGCTGCACGTCCAGAACCAGGCAGAGAAAATCAAATGGCTGAAGCAGGAGATCAGCAACCTGTCTCGCAAAGGCGGCCACGTCCTACCCCCGAGTGAGCCTAGTTTACCAAGTTTACCCTCCATCCATAGAAACACCCCCCTTCAACGCAGGCGTGCTTTACCTTAG